From a region of the Listeria monocytogenes ATCC 19117 genome:
- the hemQ gene encoding hydrogen peroxide-dependent heme synthase yields the protein MNEAVKTLDGWFCLHDFRSIDWAAWRELNPGNQELMLNELSHFLSDMEITKNIGEGEHTIYSILGQKADLVFFTLRDSLEALNEVENRFNKLAIADYLLPTYSYISVVELSNYLASHMAGGEDPYQNKGVRARLYPALPPKKHICFYPMSKKRDGADNWYMLPMEERQQLIRDHGLIGRSYAGKVQQIIGGSIGFDDYEWGVTLFSDDALEFKRIVTEMRFDEASARYAEFGSFFIGNLLPSEQLSKLFTI from the coding sequence ATGAATGAAGCAGTAAAAACTTTAGATGGATGGTTTTGTCTACATGATTTTCGTTCGATTGACTGGGCTGCGTGGCGTGAACTAAATCCAGGTAATCAGGAACTTATGTTAAATGAACTCAGCCACTTTTTAAGCGATATGGAAATTACTAAAAATATCGGTGAAGGTGAACATACCATTTACAGTATTCTTGGTCAAAAAGCAGATTTAGTATTCTTCACTTTGCGTGATTCCCTTGAAGCGCTGAATGAAGTCGAAAATCGTTTTAATAAATTAGCGATTGCCGACTACTTGTTGCCGACTTATTCCTATATATCTGTGGTGGAATTAAGTAACTATCTAGCGTCTCACATGGCGGGCGGCGAAGATCCTTACCAAAACAAAGGTGTTCGCGCGAGACTCTATCCAGCACTCCCACCTAAAAAGCATATTTGTTTCTACCCAATGAGTAAAAAACGGGACGGCGCTGATAATTGGTATATGCTTCCAATGGAAGAACGCCAACAACTTATTCGCGACCATGGCTTGATTGGTAGAAGCTATGCGGGCAAAGTACAACAAATCATTGGTGGCTCCATTGGATTTGATGATTATGAATGGGGCGTCACTTTATTTTCCGATGATGCACTGGAGTTCAAACGCATCGTAACGGAAATGCGCTTTGATGAAGCAAGCGCTCGATATGCTGAATTTGGTTCTTTCTTTATTGGAAACCTGTTACCATCCGAGCAACTTTCTAAATTATTTACTATTTAA
- a CDS encoding ABC transporter ATP-binding protein — METVLQAKNVRKIYGSKGNVYTALENISIDIKEGEFTGIMGPSGAGKSTLLNVLSTIDKPTSGQIVISGQELENMNEQQMSTFRRDKLGFIFQDYNLLDTLTIRENIILPLALAKRPVKEMEEKLAIISEKFGITEILDKYPSEISGGQKQRTAASRAIITAPSLIFADEPTGALDSKSATNLLESLRDLNEQDKSTIMMVTHDAFAASFCKRILFIKDGELYTEIYRGTKTRKEFFQKILDVLAKLGGDSDDVI; from the coding sequence ATGGAGACAGTTTTACAAGCAAAAAATGTGAGAAAAATATACGGTAGCAAAGGAAATGTCTACACTGCACTAGAAAATATCAGTATTGATATTAAAGAAGGTGAATTTACTGGAATTATGGGACCATCTGGGGCTGGTAAATCCACGTTACTAAATGTCTTATCTACTATTGATAAACCGACTTCTGGTCAGATTGTGATTTCCGGACAAGAACTCGAAAACATGAATGAACAACAAATGTCCACTTTCCGACGTGACAAACTAGGTTTTATATTCCAAGATTACAACTTACTAGACACATTAACTATCCGTGAAAATATTATCCTTCCCCTCGCACTAGCGAAACGCCCAGTAAAAGAAATGGAAGAAAAATTAGCAATTATCAGTGAAAAATTCGGCATTACAGAAATCCTTGATAAATATCCAAGCGAGATTTCAGGTGGTCAAAAGCAACGTACTGCAGCTTCAAGAGCAATTATTACTGCACCAAGTTTAATTTTTGCCGATGAGCCAACCGGTGCGCTTGATTCTAAATCAGCAACCAACTTACTTGAAAGCTTACGTGACTTAAATGAACAAGATAAATCAACAATCATGATGGTAACACATGATGCGTTTGCAGCAAGTTTTTGCAAACGAATTTTATTTATTAAAGACGGAGAATTATACACAGAAATCTATCGTGGAACTAAAACACGTAAGGAGTTCTTCCAAAAAATTCTAGACGTCCTTGCAAAACTGGGGGGCGACTCAGATGACGTTATTTGA
- a CDS encoding ABC transporter permease has product MTLFDLAKKNIRHNFVHYFLYFASMIFSIMIYFTFLVLSKDPSVVARIDQSAKLSTAFSSSSVILLIFVAIFILYSNNFFTRKRKKEIGLYSLLGLRKKEIGRMLFYENFIMGLGALIIGIIAGTLLSKLFVTILLNLINLDSIGGFAFSWAAVIQTSIVFIIITLFTSFTGYRIIYRTTLLDLFHSESKREKSPKPSFILALLSILLIGLGYFIAGQPLDSKGSIWAQLGFSIGALVILASVIIGTALFITFFLPYLLTKLRNNKRIFYKGSNIISTSQLAFRISSNAKTLIIISILSATTLSAIGTISSVYYQANTSASTSAPSSFEYEIPKDSETNNKIIKTAESDPDHPVEFKQKSTYYIVKAEGARPDFVEYDINEGFPVISESDYNSLVKKQGTPEKTANLKENEAQMVLTITYDEDAQKEMIGEKFTLNSPDKPNIKIKSVVQNSPISSIPGLLVLPDSQVAKIAADSSIAAHGVESISVKDAKQAQALDKKMRAVIPKDTNFVSYTKMYQEIITVTGVLLFIGMFIGFVFLAATGSIIYFKQLTEAYNDIGTFDILKKIGLTRRDIRKVLAKQLLVVFLIPLIIGIAHSSFALLGLSHMLALDLTLPVVISTGVYTLMYIVYYFVTLNSYTNIVFGKK; this is encoded by the coding sequence ATGACGTTATTTGATTTAGCTAAGAAAAATATTCGACATAATTTTGTCCATTACTTTTTATATTTTGCATCGATGATTTTCAGCATTATGATTTATTTTACATTCCTTGTTCTTTCGAAAGATCCATCTGTTGTAGCTAGAATTGACCAATCGGCTAAATTATCGACAGCATTTTCAAGCTCCTCAGTCATTCTACTTATTTTTGTAGCGATTTTTATCCTTTATTCCAATAATTTCTTTACCCGAAAAAGAAAAAAAGAAATTGGACTTTACTCTTTACTCGGCCTTCGTAAAAAAGAAATTGGTCGCATGTTGTTTTATGAAAATTTTATTATGGGACTTGGCGCATTAATCATCGGTATTATTGCCGGTACATTACTTTCCAAGCTTTTTGTAACCATTTTACTTAACTTAATTAATCTTGATAGTATTGGTGGTTTTGCCTTTTCTTGGGCAGCAGTAATACAAACGAGTATTGTCTTTATTATCATCACGTTATTTACATCATTTACTGGTTACCGTATTATTTACCGCACCACTTTACTTGATTTGTTCCACTCAGAATCAAAACGCGAAAAAAGTCCAAAACCTTCATTCATCTTAGCCTTACTTTCGATTTTATTAATTGGTTTAGGCTATTTTATCGCTGGACAACCACTTGATTCTAAAGGTTCTATTTGGGCACAACTTGGCTTTTCTATTGGGGCATTAGTTATTTTAGCTTCGGTAATCATTGGTACTGCACTTTTCATTACCTTTTTCTTACCGTATTTACTTACAAAACTTAGAAATAACAAACGTATTTTCTATAAAGGTAGTAACATTATCTCGACCTCGCAATTAGCCTTTAGAATATCATCCAATGCGAAAACCTTGATTATTATTTCTATTTTAAGTGCAACAACCCTTTCTGCTATAGGGACAATAAGCAGTGTGTATTATCAAGCAAATACGTCCGCAAGCACGTCCGCTCCATCTAGCTTTGAATATGAAATACCTAAAGATAGTGAAACAAACAATAAAATAATTAAAACTGCGGAAAGTGACCCTGATCATCCAGTAGAGTTTAAACAAAAAAGCACTTACTATATCGTTAAAGCAGAGGGAGCTCGTCCAGACTTTGTAGAATATGATATAAATGAGGGTTTTCCAGTTATTTCCGAATCTGATTATAATTCTCTCGTAAAAAAACAAGGAACACCTGAAAAAACAGCTAATCTCAAAGAAAACGAAGCACAAATGGTACTAACTATTACTTATGACGAAGATGCTCAAAAAGAAATGATTGGTGAGAAATTCACACTTAATTCGCCGGATAAACCAAATATTAAGATTAAATCTGTCGTTCAAAACTCACCAATAAGTAGTATTCCAGGCTTGCTCGTACTTCCAGACAGCCAAGTAGCTAAGATAGCAGCAGATTCTTCAATTGCTGCTCACGGTGTCGAATCCATTTCAGTTAAAGATGCAAAACAAGCACAAGCATTAGATAAGAAGATGCGTGCTGTTATTCCAAAAGATACGAATTTCGTTTCTTATACGAAGATGTACCAAGAGATTATTACAGTCACTGGTGTTCTTCTCTTTATCGGAATGTTCATCGGTTTTGTGTTCTTAGCAGCAACAGGAAGCATCATCTACTTCAAACAGCTAACAGAAGCGTATAACGATATTGGTACTTTTGATATCTTGAAAAAAATTGGTCTTACACGTAGAGACATTCGTAAAGTCCTTGCTAAACAGTTACTAGTTGTATTCTTAATTCCACTAATCATTGGTATTGCACATAGTAGTTTTGCACTTCTCGGACTTTCACATATGTTAGCACTTGATTTAACTTTGCCAGTTGTTATTTCTACTGGAGTTTATACATTAATGTATATTGTTTACTATTTTGTTACCTTAAATAGCTACACAAATATCGTTTTC